One window of the Nocardioides jiangxiensis genome contains the following:
- the pepN gene encoding aminopeptidase N: MPGTNLTREEAATRAALLDVASYLVQLDLSGESETTFASTTTIRFSCSEPGAATFADLVGASTIHEITLNGTAIDPAVAYADSRIALTDLAADNTLVVKADLAYSRSGEGLHRFVDPADGRVYLYTQFEVPDARRVYCTFEQPDLKSVFTFHVTAPAHWSVTSNSPTPSPVPVSEGVARWEFAETVRMSTYITALVAGEYHEVRDVYTGEHGEIPLGVFCRQSLVEHLDSDEILEITKQGFGFFEEAFAFAYPFGKYDQLFVPEYNMGAMENAGCVTFRDEYLPRSRQTKAFYEQRANTILHEMAHMWFGDLVTMKWWDDLWLNESFAEWASHHAAAKATEKYADAWTGFTNARKNWAYRQDQLPSTHPIAADNHDLEAVEQNFDGITYAKGASTLKQLVHWVGEEPFLAGLRAYFQKHAFSNSEFTDLLGALEDASGRELSGWAEEWLQTSGVNTLSAAFEVGEDGAFTSFAVTQTAAADYPTLRRHRIRVGLYDLVEGRLVRRSQVETDIAGASTPVAELVGQQQPDLVLLNDDDLTYAKIRLDERSLATLVEHIDKLDDSLARALCWGAAWDMTRDAEMRATDFVALVLQGVGTESDLTAVGALLGYAKSSVDLFSAPGVNRDSLKEIWSNGLRGLISKAEPGSDHQLALVRAFAASPNTDYALDWIASLLAGDHTVEGLDVSQDLRWALVASLASAGRIGDAEIDAELARDTTITGQEAASGARAAIPTAEAKERAWQIGVVADDTPNETARRTCANFQVAGQAELLAPYVDRYLEVAGTILETRTVWLARLALELCFPRANPTAETLAKVDAWLEKSDGVNPAAVRYVREGRADLARALAAQERDAR; encoded by the coding sequence ATGCCCGGAACCAACCTCACCCGCGAGGAGGCGGCCACCCGCGCTGCGCTCCTCGACGTCGCGTCCTATCTCGTCCAGCTCGACCTGAGTGGCGAGTCCGAGACCACCTTCGCCAGCACGACGACCATCCGCTTCTCGTGCTCGGAGCCTGGTGCCGCCACGTTCGCCGACCTCGTCGGCGCGAGCACGATCCACGAGATCACGCTCAACGGAACCGCGATCGACCCCGCGGTGGCCTATGCGGACTCCCGCATCGCGCTCACCGACCTCGCCGCCGACAACACCCTCGTGGTCAAGGCCGACCTCGCCTACAGCCGCTCCGGCGAGGGCCTGCACCGCTTCGTCGACCCGGCCGACGGCCGCGTCTACCTCTACACGCAGTTCGAGGTGCCGGACGCGCGCCGCGTCTACTGCACCTTCGAGCAGCCCGACCTGAAGTCGGTCTTCACCTTCCACGTCACCGCGCCGGCCCACTGGTCGGTCACCTCCAACTCCCCCACACCGTCGCCCGTCCCCGTGTCGGAGGGCGTCGCACGCTGGGAGTTCGCGGAGACGGTGCGCATGTCGACGTACATCACCGCGCTGGTCGCGGGCGAGTACCACGAGGTCCGCGACGTCTACACGGGCGAGCACGGCGAGATCCCGCTCGGCGTCTTCTGCCGCCAGTCGCTGGTGGAGCACCTCGACAGCGACGAGATCCTCGAGATCACCAAGCAGGGCTTCGGCTTCTTCGAGGAGGCCTTCGCGTTCGCCTACCCGTTCGGCAAGTACGACCAGCTCTTCGTGCCGGAGTACAACATGGGCGCGATGGAGAACGCCGGGTGCGTGACCTTCCGCGACGAGTACCTCCCGCGCTCGCGCCAGACCAAGGCGTTCTACGAGCAGCGCGCCAACACGATCCTCCACGAGATGGCGCACATGTGGTTCGGCGACCTCGTGACCATGAAGTGGTGGGACGACCTCTGGCTCAACGAGTCCTTCGCCGAGTGGGCCTCGCACCACGCCGCCGCCAAGGCGACCGAGAAGTACGCCGACGCGTGGACGGGCTTCACCAACGCGCGGAAGAACTGGGCCTACCGCCAGGACCAGCTGCCCTCGACCCACCCGATCGCGGCCGACAACCACGACCTCGAGGCCGTCGAGCAGAACTTCGACGGCATCACCTACGCCAAGGGCGCCTCGACGCTGAAGCAGCTGGTGCACTGGGTCGGTGAGGAGCCGTTCCTGGCCGGCCTGCGCGCGTACTTCCAGAAGCACGCCTTCTCCAACTCCGAGTTCACCGACCTGCTCGGCGCCCTCGAGGACGCCTCGGGCCGCGAGCTCTCCGGCTGGGCTGAGGAGTGGCTGCAGACCTCCGGCGTCAACACGCTCTCGGCAGCCTTCGAGGTGGGCGAGGACGGCGCGTTCACCTCGTTCGCCGTGACGCAGACGGCGGCCGCCGACTACCCGACGCTGCGTCGTCACCGGATCCGGGTCGGCCTCTACGACCTGGTCGAGGGCCGGCTGGTCCGTCGTTCGCAGGTGGAGACCGACATCGCGGGTGCCTCGACGCCGGTCGCCGAGCTGGTCGGGCAGCAGCAGCCCGACCTCGTGCTGCTCAACGACGACGACCTGACCTACGCCAAGATCCGCCTCGACGAGCGCTCCCTCGCCACGCTGGTCGAGCACATCGACAAGCTCGACGACTCCCTCGCCCGGGCACTCTGCTGGGGTGCCGCGTGGGACATGACCCGCGACGCCGAGATGCGGGCGACCGACTTCGTGGCGCTCGTGCTCCAGGGCGTCGGCACCGAGTCGGACCTGACCGCCGTGGGCGCGCTGCTCGGCTACGCGAAGTCGTCGGTCGACCTGTTCTCCGCGCCCGGGGTGAACCGGGACTCGCTGAAGGAGATCTGGTCCAACGGCCTGCGTGGGCTGATCAGCAAGGCCGAGCCCGGCAGCGACCACCAGCTCGCGCTGGTGCGGGCGTTCGCCGCGTCGCCCAACACCGACTATGCGCTGGACTGGATCGCCTCGCTGCTGGCCGGCGACCACACCGTCGAGGGCCTCGACGTCTCGCAGGACCTGCGCTGGGCGCTCGTCGCCTCGCTCGCCTCCGCCGGGCGCATCGGTGACGCCGAGATCGACGCCGAGCTCGCGCGCGACACCACGATCACCGGCCAGGAGGCCGCGTCGGGTGCCCGCGCCGCGATCCCGACGGCCGAGGCCAAGGAGCGGGCGTGGCAGATCGGTGTCGTCGCCGACGACACCCCGAACGAGACCGCTCGCCGCACGTGCGCCAACTTCCAGGTCGCGGGCCAGGCCGAGCTGCTCGCGCCGTACGTCGACCGCTACCTCGAGGTCGCCGGCACGATCCTCGAGACCCGCACGGTGTGGCTGGCCCGGCTCGCGCTGGAGCTCTGCTTCCCGCGCGCGAACCCGACCGCCGAGACGCTGGCCAAGGTCGACGCGTGGCTGGAGAAGTCCGACGGCGTCAACCCGGCTGCCGTGCGCTACGTCAGGGAGGGCCGCGCCGACCTGGCGCGCGCTCTCGCCGCCCAGGAGCGCGACGCACGCTGA
- the aspA gene encoding aspartate ammonia-lyase has protein sequence MPTTGTVRIEHDLLGDKPVPADAYWGVHTARARENFPITGATISAYPHLVTALAAVKEAAALANHELGLLPTDLTKAIVTACREIRGGALHDQFVVDAIQGGAGTSTNMNANEVIANRALEHLGHARGDYARLHPNEHVNLSQSTNDAYPTAVNVATIVSLRGLADAMRVLEESFARKADEFADVLKMGRTQLQDAVPMTVGQEFRTYAVMLGEDRARLEESAALLHEINLGATAIGTGLNAPAGYAEAACRHLREITGLPLVTAADLIEATQDCGAFVHLSGVLKRVAVKLSKTCNDLRLLSSGPRAGFNEINLPPVQAGSSIMPGKVNPVIPEVVNQVAFEVIGNDVAVTMAAEAGQLQLNAFEPLIWKSLAASISHLESACLVLAARCVDGITVNAEVTRAYVEHSIGLVTALNPTIGYEAATAIAREALTSGRGVAELVLEHGLLDADRLAALLQPEVLARPQAAAHA, from the coding sequence ATGCCCACCACCGGAACCGTCCGCATCGAGCACGACCTGCTCGGCGACAAGCCCGTCCCCGCCGACGCCTACTGGGGCGTGCACACCGCACGCGCCCGGGAGAACTTCCCGATCACCGGCGCCACGATCAGTGCCTACCCGCACCTGGTCACGGCCCTGGCCGCGGTGAAGGAGGCGGCCGCCCTCGCCAACCACGAGCTCGGGCTGCTGCCGACCGACCTGACCAAGGCGATCGTCACCGCCTGCCGCGAGATCCGCGGTGGCGCGCTCCACGACCAGTTCGTCGTGGACGCGATCCAGGGCGGGGCGGGCACCTCGACCAACATGAACGCCAACGAGGTCATCGCCAACCGCGCACTGGAGCACCTCGGCCACGCCCGCGGCGACTACGCGCGGCTGCACCCCAACGAGCACGTCAACCTCAGCCAGTCGACCAACGACGCCTATCCCACGGCGGTCAACGTGGCGACGATCGTGTCGCTGCGCGGCCTGGCCGACGCGATGCGCGTGCTCGAGGAGTCCTTCGCCCGCAAGGCCGACGAGTTCGCCGACGTGCTCAAGATGGGGCGCACGCAGCTCCAGGACGCGGTGCCGATGACCGTGGGCCAGGAGTTCCGGACGTACGCCGTCATGCTCGGCGAGGACCGCGCCCGCCTGGAGGAGTCCGCGGCGCTGCTCCACGAGATCAACCTCGGCGCCACGGCGATCGGTACGGGCCTCAACGCCCCGGCCGGGTACGCCGAGGCCGCCTGCCGCCACCTGCGCGAGATCACCGGGCTCCCGCTGGTCACCGCCGCCGACCTCATCGAGGCGACACAGGACTGCGGTGCCTTCGTGCACCTCTCCGGCGTCCTCAAGCGGGTGGCGGTCAAGCTGTCGAAGACCTGCAACGACCTGCGCCTGCTCTCCTCGGGCCCGCGGGCCGGCTTCAACGAGATCAACCTGCCGCCCGTGCAGGCGGGCTCCTCGATCATGCCGGGCAAGGTGAACCCGGTGATCCCCGAGGTCGTCAACCAGGTCGCCTTCGAGGTGATCGGCAACGACGTGGCCGTCACCATGGCCGCCGAGGCCGGACAGCTGCAGCTCAACGCGTTCGAGCCGCTGATCTGGAAGTCGCTCGCGGCGAGCATCAGCCACCTCGAGAGCGCCTGCCTCGTGCTGGCTGCGCGCTGCGTCGACGGCATCACCGTCAACGCCGAGGTCACCCGCGCCTACGTGGAGCACTCGATCGGCCTGGTCACCGCGCTCAACCCCACGATCGGCTACGAGGCCGCGACGGCGATCGCGCGCGAGGCGCTCACCTCCGGCCGAGGCGTCGCCGAGCTGGTCCTCGAGCACGGCCTCCTCGATGCCGACCGGCTGGCAGCGCTGCTCCAGCCGGAGGTGCTGGCCCGTCCGCAGGCAGCAGCCCACGCCTGA
- a CDS encoding asparaginase, producing the protein MTSTVDQLRHPAVPAGSPAHVPLVELRRDGMVEGVHHGSAVVLSPTGDVVFAAGDVEAPFYPRSAAKPLQAATLVRLGADLAADQLALAGASHSGEQVHLDTARAVLASVGLAEDDLGNPADLPYDAAERTAWIASGRGPRKLAHNCSGKHAAMLRTCVLNGWAREEYLSPQHPLQLAVAETVTALTGQPPAHVAVDGCGAPLFAVSLRGLARAVGHIASAPPGTPEQAVAAAYRSHPELVAGSRRDTTALMRAVPGLVAKDGFEAVQVAALPDGTAVAVKIADGGDRARLPATLAVLRRAGVDVDALRPHLPTAAWPTNGRDGLALAASLA; encoded by the coding sequence ATGACGAGCACGGTCGACCAGCTTCGACACCCCGCCGTCCCGGCGGGCAGCCCGGCCCACGTCCCGCTGGTGGAGCTCCGTCGTGACGGCATGGTCGAGGGGGTGCACCACGGCTCCGCTGTCGTGCTCTCCCCGACCGGCGACGTCGTCTTCGCCGCGGGCGACGTCGAGGCACCGTTCTACCCGCGCTCGGCGGCCAAGCCGCTGCAGGCGGCCACCCTCGTGCGCCTGGGTGCCGACCTGGCGGCGGACCAGCTGGCGCTCGCGGGCGCCAGCCACTCCGGCGAGCAGGTCCACCTCGACACCGCCCGCGCCGTGCTCGCCTCGGTCGGCCTCGCCGAGGACGACCTCGGCAACCCGGCCGACCTCCCGTACGACGCCGCCGAGCGGACCGCGTGGATCGCCTCCGGGCGGGGCCCGCGCAAGCTGGCCCACAACTGCTCGGGCAAGCATGCCGCGATGCTGCGGACCTGCGTGCTCAACGGCTGGGCCCGCGAGGAGTACCTCTCCCCGCAGCACCCTCTCCAGCTGGCCGTCGCGGAGACCGTCACGGCACTGACCGGCCAGCCGCCGGCGCACGTGGCGGTCGACGGGTGCGGCGCGCCGCTCTTCGCGGTGTCGCTGCGCGGCCTGGCTCGCGCCGTCGGCCACATCGCCAGCGCGCCACCGGGCACCCCGGAGCAGGCCGTGGCCGCCGCGTACCGGAGCCACCCGGAGCTGGTCGCCGGCAGCCGCCGGGACACCACCGCGCTGATGCGGGCGGTGCCCGGGCTGGTCGCCAAGGACGGCTTCGAGGCCGTCCAGGTCGCGGCCCTTCCCGACGGCACCGCGGTCGCGGTCAAGATCGCCGACGGCGGCGACCGGGCCCGCCTTCCCGCGACCCTCGCGGTCCTGCGCCGCGCCGGTGTCGACGTCGACGCCCTCCGGCCCCACCTGCCGACGGCCGCCTGGCCGACGAACGGCCGCGACGGGCTCGCGCTCGCCGCTTCCCTCGCCTGA
- a CDS encoding mechanosensitive ion channel family protein — translation MSFSTTLVSPIHLADAASPCGTNDGISCDLAWRLTHNETVSDLATVLVGRPLSILVLVVGGLAIRWLAARLIARMIARIASGPLNERRQVRARTMGSLVLSIATTVIVFVVSLMVIDELGYSIGPIIASAGVVGLAIGFGAQSLVKDYISGMFMIFEDQYGVGDSVDLGTATGTIEAVGLRVTRLRDVHGTVWYVRNGEILRVGNMSQSWARTVLDVPVGYDADLDHVRSVLRSVAHEVWEDPMFVGAVIEEPEVWGVEALAGDVVTVRVTLKTAPGEKARVARAMRERIKARFDIEGIVMPHLGARPFGPPPTS, via the coding sequence ATGTCGTTCAGCACCACCCTGGTCAGCCCGATCCACCTCGCCGACGCCGCCTCCCCGTGCGGGACCAACGACGGCATCTCCTGCGACCTCGCCTGGCGCCTGACGCACAACGAGACGGTCTCCGACCTCGCCACCGTGCTCGTCGGACGGCCCCTCTCGATCCTCGTCCTCGTGGTCGGCGGCCTCGCGATCCGGTGGCTCGCCGCGCGCCTGATCGCGCGGATGATCGCCCGGATCGCGAGCGGCCCGCTCAACGAACGGCGTCAGGTCCGGGCCCGGACGATGGGTTCGCTCGTGCTCAGCATCGCGACCACGGTGATCGTCTTCGTGGTCTCGCTGATGGTGATCGACGAGCTCGGCTACTCGATCGGGCCGATCATCGCCAGTGCCGGCGTCGTCGGACTCGCCATCGGCTTCGGCGCCCAGAGCCTCGTCAAGGACTACATCTCGGGCATGTTCATGATCTTCGAGGACCAGTACGGCGTCGGCGACTCCGTCGACCTCGGCACCGCGACCGGGACGATCGAGGCCGTCGGACTGCGGGTCACCCGGCTGCGCGACGTGCACGGCACGGTCTGGTACGTCCGCAACGGCGAGATCCTGCGGGTCGGCAACATGAGCCAGAGCTGGGCACGCACCGTGCTCGACGTACCCGTGGGCTACGACGCCGACCTCGACCACGTCCGCAGCGTGCTGCGTTCCGTGGCGCACGAGGTGTGGGAGGACCCCATGTTCGTCGGCGCTGTGATCGAGGAGCCGGAGGTCTGGGGCGTCGAGGCGCTGGCCGGCGACGTCGTGACCGTGCGGGTCACCCTGAAGACCGCCCCCGGCGAGAAGGCACGCGTCGCCCGCGCCATGCGTGAGCGGATCAAGGCCCGCTTCGACATCGAAGGCATCGTCATGCCGCACCTCGGGGCGCGGCCGTTCGGGCCGCCGCCCACGTCCTGA
- the chrA gene encoding chromate efflux transporter: MPAVHVVPLKEATKAWALVALQTFGGPAGQIAVMQRTLVDERRWLGERRFLHALSYCMLLPGPEAQQLAIYTGWLLNGWIGGLIAGVLFVLPGVVALLGLSWLYAAHGDTTLVAGVFAGLAPAVLAIVLQAVLRVGGRALTTRVLVGLSVAAFVALALFGVPFPLVVLGAGVLGWLVHRQRPDLVVGGEHKASGADGPAPLIPDDALHHAVPSWRRNLAIVLGGALVWAVPVALAAAVFGRHSIYVDEGLFFGGTALVTFGGAYAVLAFVAQKAVESYGWLSGADMVKGLALAETTPGPLIMVVQFVAFLGAWHAPGDLAPWQAALIASLLTTWVTFVPCFVFIFLGAPYVERLRGNAALSAALTGITAAVVGVIANLALYFSVHTLFERTRTVTAGPLHVLVPTWSSFAWQPAAIAVVALLLVFRLRWSVLRTLGVCAVLGLLLQLA, encoded by the coding sequence ATGCCTGCCGTGCACGTCGTGCCGCTCAAGGAGGCGACGAAGGCCTGGGCCCTCGTCGCCCTCCAGACCTTCGGTGGCCCTGCGGGCCAGATCGCTGTCATGCAGCGCACGCTCGTCGACGAGCGGCGCTGGCTGGGGGAGCGCCGCTTCCTCCACGCGCTCTCCTACTGCATGCTGCTGCCCGGCCCCGAGGCGCAGCAGCTGGCCATCTACACCGGGTGGCTCCTCAACGGCTGGATCGGCGGCCTGATCGCCGGGGTCCTCTTCGTCCTCCCCGGCGTCGTCGCCCTGCTCGGCCTCTCCTGGCTGTACGCCGCCCATGGCGACACCACGCTCGTCGCCGGGGTCTTCGCGGGGCTCGCGCCGGCGGTGCTCGCGATCGTGCTGCAGGCCGTGCTCCGGGTGGGCGGGCGGGCGCTGACGACGCGCGTCCTCGTGGGCCTCTCAGTGGCCGCCTTCGTGGCGCTCGCGCTCTTCGGGGTCCCGTTCCCGCTGGTCGTCCTCGGCGCCGGTGTTCTCGGCTGGCTCGTGCACCGGCAGCGCCCGGACCTCGTGGTCGGCGGCGAGCACAAGGCGTCCGGTGCCGACGGTCCCGCGCCGCTGATCCCGGACGACGCACTCCACCACGCCGTGCCCTCGTGGCGTCGCAACCTCGCGATCGTCCTCGGTGGTGCCCTCGTCTGGGCAGTGCCCGTCGCGCTCGCCGCGGCGGTCTTCGGACGGCACTCGATCTACGTCGACGAGGGGCTCTTCTTCGGCGGCACCGCGCTGGTCACCTTCGGCGGGGCGTACGCCGTCCTCGCCTTCGTCGCGCAGAAGGCCGTCGAGTCCTACGGCTGGCTCTCGGGCGCTGACATGGTCAAGGGCCTCGCCCTGGCCGAGACGACGCCCGGTCCACTGATCATGGTCGTGCAGTTCGTCGCGTTCCTCGGCGCATGGCACGCGCCGGGCGACCTCGCGCCGTGGCAGGCGGCGCTCATCGCCTCCCTGTTGACGACCTGGGTGACCTTCGTGCCCTGCTTCGTCTTCATCTTCCTCGGCGCCCCGTACGTCGAGCGGCTCCGCGGCAACGCGGCGCTCTCCGCCGCCCTCACCGGCATCACCGCCGCGGTCGTGGGCGTCATCGCCAACCTCGCCCTCTACTTCTCCGTCCACACGCTCTTCGAGCGGACCCGGACGGTCACCGCCGGGCCCCTGCACGTGCTCGTGCCGACCTGGTCGTCGTTCGCCTGGCAGCCTGCGGCGATCGCGGTGGTGGCGCTGCTGCTGGTCTTCCGCCTGCGGTGGTCGGTCCTGCGGACACTGGGGGTCTGCGCGGTGCTGGGGCTCCTGCTCCAGCTCGCCTGA
- a CDS encoding DUF5130 family protein, giving the protein MPAGDAFTREQRLSIAEAIRKAELRSRMEITAYVGPAEGDPRSFATQLHNTLAAPSRSLVIMVDPAQRALEIVTGGWVRERLSDEQVQLTALEMQLAFSEGDLAGGLVRGIGSLADRATA; this is encoded by the coding sequence GTGCCCGCTGGTGACGCCTTCACCCGTGAGCAGCGCCTGAGCATCGCCGAGGCGATCCGGAAGGCGGAGCTCCGCTCCCGGATGGAGATCACGGCGTACGTCGGGCCCGCCGAGGGCGACCCGCGTTCGTTCGCGACCCAGCTGCACAACACCCTGGCGGCACCGAGCCGCTCGCTGGTGATCATGGTCGACCCGGCGCAGCGCGCGCTCGAGATCGTGACCGGCGGATGGGTGCGTGAGCGGCTCAGTGACGAGCAGGTGCAGCTCACCGCGCTCGAGATGCAGCTCGCGTTCTCCGAGGGAGACCTGGCCGGCGGCCTGGTCCGCGGCATCGGCTCGCTCGCCGACCGCGCCACTGCCTGA
- a CDS encoding FadR/GntR family transcriptional regulator yields the protein MEALLAELRSGIEDGTWAVGDRLPSESTLSQDFGVSRSVVREALRGLQALGLTQSRTGKGTYVVSAQAADSPTFGSYSARDLLEVRRHVEVPAAGYAATRHTADDMATLTDLLDRMDAETDDAFWVSLDSLFHITVARASGNPVFGKVIEEIRDALAVQSAFLNQLDDRREASNVEHRRIVEAIASGSTDQAELAMCAHLDHVDQALEHIVSRTHASSPTPTQEYPS from the coding sequence ATGGAGGCCCTTCTCGCCGAGCTCCGCTCGGGCATCGAGGACGGCACGTGGGCCGTCGGCGACCGCCTCCCCTCCGAGTCCACCCTCAGCCAGGACTTCGGCGTCAGCCGCTCCGTGGTCCGCGAGGCGCTGCGTGGGCTCCAGGCGCTGGGCCTCACCCAGTCCCGCACCGGCAAGGGCACGTACGTCGTGTCGGCGCAGGCCGCGGACAGCCCGACGTTCGGCAGCTACTCGGCGCGCGACCTCCTCGAGGTCCGCCGCCACGTCGAGGTCCCGGCCGCGGGCTATGCCGCGACCCGGCACACCGCCGACGACATGGCCACCCTCACCGACCTCCTCGACCGGATGGACGCCGAGACCGACGACGCCTTCTGGGTGTCGCTGGACTCGCTGTTCCACATCACCGTCGCCCGCGCATCGGGCAACCCGGTCTTCGGGAAGGTCATCGAGGAGATCCGCGACGCGCTCGCGGTGCAGTCCGCCTTCCTCAACCAGCTCGACGACCGCCGCGAAGCCTCCAACGTCGAGCACCGCCGGATCGTGGAGGCCATCGCCTCCGGCTCCACCGACCAGGCCGAGCTCGCCATGTGCGCCCACCTCGACCACGTCGACCAGGCCCTCGAGCACATCGTGAGCCGCACGCACGCCTCCTCCCCCACCCCCACCCAGGAGTACCCCTCATGA
- a CDS encoding response regulator, with product MTRVLVVDDEPDFRRALALTLRSHGYTVVTAADGEEALRMAAEAPPDLVVLDLGLPVLDGVGVLTRLRAWSAVPVLVLSGRSDSADKVDALDAGADDYVTKPFGIDELLARLRVMARRAPAEEEPAVVELQAARIEPAARRVTLGAEEVRLTPTEWHLLDVFLRNPGRLLSQRELLAEVWGPGYESAQGNLRLYMAQLRRKLEADPSRPVHFVNEPGLGYRFQP from the coding sequence ATGACGCGCGTCCTCGTCGTCGACGACGAGCCCGACTTCCGGCGGGCGCTGGCCCTCACCCTCCGCAGCCACGGGTACACGGTGGTGACCGCCGCAGATGGGGAGGAGGCACTACGTATGGCTGCCGAGGCTCCGCCCGACCTCGTCGTCCTCGACCTCGGTCTGCCCGTGCTGGACGGCGTCGGGGTGCTGACCCGCCTTCGCGCGTGGTCGGCCGTGCCGGTGCTGGTGCTGTCCGGGCGCTCGGACAGCGCGGACAAGGTCGACGCGCTCGACGCCGGTGCCGACGACTACGTCACGAAGCCGTTCGGCATCGACGAGCTCCTCGCCCGCTTGCGGGTGATGGCGCGGCGTGCGCCGGCCGAGGAGGAGCCCGCGGTGGTCGAGCTCCAGGCCGCGCGGATCGAGCCCGCTGCCCGACGGGTGACCCTCGGTGCGGAGGAGGTCCGGCTCACCCCGACCGAGTGGCACCTGCTCGACGTCTTCCTCCGCAACCCCGGGCGCCTGCTCAGCCAGCGCGAGCTCCTCGCCGAGGTCTGGGGTCCCGGCTACGAGTCCGCGCAGGGCAACCTGCGGCTCTACATGGCACAGCTGCGCCGCAAGCTCGAGGCCGACCCGTCACGGCCGGTGCACTTCGTCAACGAGCCCGGCCTGGGCTACCGCTTCCAGCCCTAG
- a CDS encoding amino acid permease gives MTEQTLRPAPHPHHAVDHSDEGYEKALKARHIRMIAIGGAIGTGLFLGAGGRLAQAGPSLAIAYAVCGLFAFFVVRALGELVLYRPSSGAFVSYAREFMGEKGAYTSGWMYFLNWSTTGIADITAIALYAHYWSFFSPVPQWVLALGALAVVLALNLLSVRVFGEMEFWFALIKVATLITFMGIAIFLIVTGHQVGDTHAGPHLLTSDGGIFPNGVLPMVVLMQGVVFAYASVELVGVAAGEAENPHEVLPKAINSIMWRIGIFYVGSVILLTMLLPWSAYKAGESPFVTVLSNIGVPAAGDVMNLVVLTAALSSLNSGLYSTGRILHSLSAAGSAPRFASRMNRSHVPYGGILLTASVCVAGVFLNFIVPDQAFEIVLNLASIGILATWGIIVICHLLFVRAARRGEVERPSFRLPFSPFTEIATLLFLVTVAVLMAGDDVGRTTLLIVPVLVAALVAGWYAVRRRVDSSIIDEIA, from the coding sequence ATGACCGAGCAGACCCTCCGCCCGGCTCCGCACCCTCACCACGCCGTCGACCACAGCGACGAGGGCTACGAGAAGGCGCTCAAGGCCCGCCACATCCGGATGATCGCCATCGGCGGCGCGATCGGCACGGGGCTCTTCCTCGGCGCCGGCGGCCGGCTCGCGCAGGCGGGCCCGTCGCTGGCCATCGCGTACGCCGTGTGCGGCCTCTTCGCGTTCTTCGTCGTCCGTGCGCTCGGCGAGCTCGTCCTCTACCGACCGTCCTCGGGCGCCTTCGTCTCCTACGCGCGTGAGTTCATGGGCGAGAAGGGTGCCTACACGAGCGGCTGGATGTACTTCCTCAACTGGTCGACGACCGGCATCGCGGACATCACCGCGATCGCGCTCTACGCCCACTACTGGTCGTTCTTCAGCCCCGTCCCCCAGTGGGTGCTCGCTCTGGGCGCGCTCGCGGTCGTGCTGGCGCTCAACCTGCTCTCGGTGCGGGTCTTCGGCGAGATGGAGTTCTGGTTCGCGCTGATCAAGGTGGCCACCCTGATCACCTTCATGGGCATCGCGATCTTCCTGATCGTGACCGGGCACCAGGTGGGCGACACCCACGCCGGCCCGCACCTGCTGACCAGCGACGGCGGCATCTTCCCCAACGGCGTGCTGCCGATGGTCGTGCTCATGCAGGGCGTCGTCTTCGCCTACGCCTCGGTCGAGCTGGTCGGCGTCGCCGCGGGCGAGGCGGAGAACCCGCACGAGGTCCTGCCCAAGGCGATCAACTCGATCATGTGGCGCATCGGCATCTTCTACGTCGGCTCGGTGATCCTGCTGACGATGCTGCTGCCGTGGTCGGCGTACAAGGCCGGCGAGAGCCCGTTCGTGACGGTCCTGTCGAACATCGGCGTCCCGGCTGCCGGCGACGTGATGAACCTCGTCGTGCTCACGGCTGCGCTGTCCAGCCTCAACTCCGGCCTCTACTCCACCGGCCGCATCCTGCACTCGCTCTCCGCGGCCGGCTCCGCCCCGCGTTTCGCCAGCCGGATGAACCGCAGCCACGTGCCGTACGGCGGCATCCTGCTCACCGCGAGCGTCTGCGTCGCCGGCGTCTTCCTCAACTTCATCGTGCCCGACCAGGCCTTCGAGATCGTCCTCAACCTGGCCTCGATCGGCATCCTCGCGACGTGGGGCATCATCGTGATCTGCCACCTGCTCTTCGTCCGTGCTGCCCGGCGCGGCGAGGTCGAGCGGCCGTCGTTCCGCCTGCCGTTCTCGCCGTTCACCGAGATCGCGACGCTGCTCTTCCTGGTCACCGTCGCCGTGCTGATGGCCGGGGACGACGTCGGCCGGACGACCCTGCTGATCGTGCCGGTCCTGGTTGCCGCCCTCGTCGCCGGCTGGTACGCCGTCCGCCGTCGTGTCGACTCCAGCATCATCGACGAGATCGCCTGA